From Rhizobium favelukesii, the proteins below share one genomic window:
- the serA gene encoding phosphoglycerate dehydrogenase, which yields MAPRVLVSDELSETAVQIFRDRGVEVDFQPQLGKDKDKLAEIIGNYDGLAIRSATKATEKLISAATNLKVIGRAGIGVDNVDIPAASRRGIIVMNTPFGNSITTAEHAIALMFAVARQMPAADASTQAGKWEKSKFMGVEITGKTLGVIGAGNIGSIVCARAIGLKMHVLAYDPFLSKERAEEMGVTKVELDELLAKADFITLHVPMTDKTRGILGAENLAKTKPGVRIINCARGGLVDEAALAEAIKSGHVAGAGFDVFEVEPAKESPLFGLPNVVCTPHLGASTTEAQENVALQVAEQMSDYLVKGAVSNAINMPSITAEEAPILKPFIRLADVLGAFVGQVTEEPIKEIEILFDGATATMNTRALTSALLAGLIRTQVADVNMVSAPIMIKEKGIVLSEVKRDKTGVFDGYIKLTVKTDSMTRSIAGTVFSDGKPRFIQIKGINLDADVGSHMVYITNTDVPGMIGFIGTTLGTAGVNIANFQLGRDKQGGDAIALLYVDGPIGDEVLAKLTANTAIRQAKPLVFAVD from the coding sequence ATGGCACCTCGCGTTCTCGTATCCGACGAACTGTCGGAAACCGCCGTCCAGATCTTCCGTGATCGCGGCGTCGAAGTCGATTTCCAGCCGCAGCTTGGCAAGGACAAGGACAAGCTCGCCGAAATCATCGGCAATTACGACGGTCTCGCCATCCGCTCCGCCACGAAGGCGACGGAGAAGCTGATTTCTGCTGCGACCAACCTCAAGGTCATCGGCCGCGCCGGCATCGGCGTCGACAATGTCGATATTCCGGCCGCCTCGCGCCGCGGCATCATCGTCATGAACACGCCGTTCGGCAACTCGATCACCACGGCCGAGCATGCCATTGCGCTGATGTTTGCGGTCGCCCGCCAGATGCCAGCTGCCGATGCCTCGACGCAGGCCGGCAAGTGGGAAAAGTCGAAGTTCATGGGTGTCGAAATCACCGGCAAGACGCTTGGCGTCATCGGTGCCGGCAATATCGGCTCGATCGTCTGCGCGCGCGCCATCGGCCTGAAGATGCACGTTCTGGCCTACGACCCCTTCCTCTCGAAGGAACGCGCCGAGGAAATGGGCGTCACCAAGGTTGAGCTCGACGAGCTGCTGGCCAAGGCCGACTTCATCACCCTGCATGTGCCGATGACGGACAAGACGCGCGGCATTCTCGGCGCTGAAAACCTTGCGAAGACAAAGCCCGGCGTTCGCATCATCAACTGCGCTCGCGGCGGTCTCGTCGACGAGGCGGCCCTTGCCGAAGCCATCAAGTCCGGCCATGTCGCTGGTGCCGGTTTCGACGTCTTCGAAGTCGAGCCGGCCAAGGAAAGCCCGCTTTTCGGCCTGCCGAACGTCGTCTGCACCCCGCATCTCGGCGCATCGACCACGGAAGCGCAGGAAAACGTAGCGCTGCAGGTTGCCGAGCAGATGTCGGACTACCTGGTGAAGGGTGCCGTTTCCAACGCCATCAACATGCCGTCGATCACCGCGGAAGAAGCACCGATCCTTAAGCCGTTCATCCGGCTCGCCGACGTTCTCGGCGCCTTCGTCGGCCAGGTTACCGAAGAGCCGATCAAGGAAATCGAGATCCTTTTCGACGGTGCGACAGCCACGATGAACACGCGCGCCCTGACGAGCGCACTGCTTGCCGGCTTGATCCGCACGCAGGTTGCCGACGTCAACATGGTCTCCGCGCCGATCATGATCAAGGAAAAGGGCATCGTGCTCTCCGAGGTCAAGCGGGACAAGACCGGCGTGTTCGACGGCTACATTAAGTTGACCGTCAAGACCGATTCGATGACCCGTTCCATCGCTGGTACGGTGTTCTCGGACGGCAAGCCGCGCTTCATCCAGATCAAGGGTATCAACCTCGATGCCGACGTCGGCTCGCACATGGTCTACATCACCAACACCGACGTGCCCGGCATGATCGGCTTCATCGGCACGACGCTTGGCACCGCCGGCGTCAATATCGCGAATTTCCAACTCGGCCGTGACAAGCAGGGTGGGGATGCGATCGCGCTGCTTTACGTCGATGGTCCGATTGGCGATGAGGTGCTTGCCAAGCTGACGGCAAACACGGCGATCCGCCAGGCAAAGCCGCTGGTCTTTGCGGTCGATTGA